From a region of the Deltaproteobacteria bacterium genome:
- a CDS encoding UvrD-helicase domain-containing protein: MTTKSPSSELPADHAARAAIVAERARNVAVVAGAGTGKTKTIIDRAVELLAPRTAGAAPVSIKRLAALTFTRRAAGELRFRIREQLLRDLEHAARTNDRRVVLLRDALSNLDAAFIGTIHGFADRLLRLRPVEAKLSPAYALVEDTGELVRETFSRLRRAAEAGNLAAALGPSASALDPALLAEAAESLRAAARAGLQMERAENAYGPLPSVEAVLASMIDTRDVDFSPPAIPDPGVAAARSAVDRLAQMVRTMRGRSFGHDHLRRLSHALRRLHDTNDAAEAFRVVQDASRGRAVYKRDFDNDSTGWSIYGAVRPDNSRPGSLAEQLRGPQRWLAVRLVRLFPVLRAMYERVKDEHEVVDYLDLLVKLRNVLRDNREARGFYQGLFDHIFVDEFQDTDPLQCEIVFFLCEDGVNADRWDQARLAPGKLTIVGDPKQSIYRFRRADIVMYDRATQRLQAGGALEQRLDTNFRSRPELITFYNQQLDRLLGHDSDNPVDAKTGRANYEPLTPAPTVPPAGVCVHALPYAGHNGSALLARDGRAIEAVVVARYVRWLLNSGREVRDPDTGAARPLHPGDVAVLASVTTNLPLLLAQFDGLGIEYSARGGTLFLAYPLARQYLLALRALADRDDGVALAALLAPPFFALDCADLVAGRASGDVEAVAYHAAGEVIRDLRARRHQQSPGATARDLIERTALGRAVVTGRNGRQALAALYEIAWELDRRAALDHLDYAQATELVRAWADAPVFLDAPEPLGESAVRVMSIHQAKGLEFPVVILWDGFQTLSDRGGGLWRVERDGAAWALSLGPIAIEQPPGSGLIEREKVFGESERRRMYYVAATRARDLLVLPLPLTKSDRLPYATKALAEGADPEQVERFDLFRPDALPIWAQGRDESARSEVIADAALQTELDERGREFALQLEAASEPIAVPIAITAAAKRSESVEDDSADSERARKAAGARFGNQFGIVVHRALELLLSGAQPSPHEAVSLAARENNFDEHAAEALADVERALAALDSADVTADNGWQLCCEYPVYDVQPGTLLSGFIDLLAVSANEVLVIDFKSDQPRDGDVASAYPAYAAQLRLYGEALEHSGRIGKRKVRLALLLTATGELRWLD; this comes from the coding sequence ATGACAACTAAGTCGCCGTCGTCCGAACTTCCCGCCGACCACGCCGCGCGGGCGGCGATCGTGGCCGAACGCGCGCGCAACGTCGCGGTGGTCGCCGGCGCGGGCACGGGCAAGACCAAGACGATCATCGATCGCGCCGTGGAGTTGCTAGCGCCGCGCACGGCCGGTGCGGCGCCGGTTTCGATCAAACGGCTGGCCGCACTCACGTTCACGCGGCGCGCTGCCGGTGAGTTGCGCTTTCGCATTCGCGAGCAGTTGCTGCGCGATCTCGAACACGCCGCCCGCACCAACGACCGGCGCGTCGTATTGCTGCGCGACGCGCTCTCCAATCTCGATGCCGCGTTCATCGGCACCATCCACGGCTTCGCCGATCGTCTGCTGCGCCTGCGTCCGGTCGAGGCCAAGTTGAGCCCGGCATACGCCCTGGTCGAAGACACCGGTGAGTTGGTGCGCGAAACGTTCAGCCGGCTCCGTCGTGCGGCAGAAGCCGGCAACCTTGCCGCGGCACTCGGCCCGTCCGCCAGCGCTCTCGATCCCGCGCTGCTCGCCGAGGCGGCCGAGTCATTGCGCGCCGCCGCCCGTGCCGGCTTGCAAATGGAGCGCGCCGAGAATGCGTACGGACCGCTCCCATCGGTCGAAGCCGTGTTGGCGAGCATGATCGATACGCGCGACGTGGACTTTTCGCCGCCGGCGATTCCCGATCCCGGCGTCGCCGCCGCGCGCAGCGCCGTTGATCGCCTGGCCCAGATGGTCCGCACCATGCGCGGCCGCAGCTTCGGGCACGACCACTTGCGCCGGCTCAGTCACGCGTTGCGCCGGCTGCACGACACCAACGACGCGGCGGAAGCGTTCCGCGTCGTCCAGGACGCGTCGCGCGGGCGCGCGGTGTACAAGCGCGACTTCGACAATGACAGCACCGGTTGGTCGATTTACGGGGCGGTGCGCCCCGACAACAGCAGGCCCGGCAGCCTCGCCGAGCAGTTGCGCGGACCACAACGCTGGCTCGCCGTCCGCTTGGTCCGCCTGTTTCCCGTGCTGCGCGCGATGTACGAACGCGTGAAGGACGAGCACGAGGTGGTCGACTACCTGGACTTGTTGGTCAAGCTGCGCAACGTGCTGCGCGACAACCGTGAGGCGCGCGGCTTCTATCAGGGCCTGTTCGATCACATTTTCGTCGACGAGTTTCAGGACACTGATCCGCTGCAGTGCGAGATCGTGTTCTTTCTTTGCGAGGACGGCGTCAACGCCGATCGCTGGGATCAGGCTCGTCTGGCCCCGGGCAAGTTGACGATTGTCGGCGACCCGAAGCAATCGATCTACCGTTTTCGGCGCGCCGATATCGTCATGTACGACCGCGCCACGCAGCGGCTGCAAGCCGGCGGCGCCCTCGAACAGCGACTTGACACGAATTTTCGCAGCCGTCCCGAATTGATCACGTTCTACAATCAGCAGCTCGATCGCTTGCTCGGCCACGACAGCGACAACCCGGTGGATGCCAAGACCGGGCGCGCGAACTACGAACCACTCACGCCGGCCCCGACCGTGCCGCCGGCTGGCGTGTGTGTGCATGCGCTGCCCTACGCGGGCCACAACGGCAGCGCGCTGCTTGCGCGCGACGGTCGAGCGATCGAGGCAGTGGTCGTCGCACGCTACGTGCGCTGGTTGCTCAACTCAGGTCGCGAGGTCCGGGATCCCGACACCGGTGCCGCGCGGCCGTTGCACCCGGGTGATGTCGCAGTGCTCGCGAGCGTGACGACCAACCTGCCGCTGCTGCTGGCGCAGTTCGATGGGCTGGGCATCGAGTACAGCGCCCGCGGCGGCACGTTGTTCCTGGCGTACCCGTTGGCGCGACAGTATCTGCTCGCGCTACGGGCGTTGGCCGACCGCGATGACGGCGTGGCGCTCGCGGCATTGTTGGCGCCGCCATTCTTCGCGCTCGATTGCGCCGACTTGGTAGCAGGGCGGGCCAGCGGCGATGTCGAAGCGGTTGCGTACCACGCAGCGGGCGAAGTCATTCGCGACTTGCGGGCGCGGCGCCATCAGCAGTCGCCCGGCGCGACGGCCCGCGATCTGATCGAGCGCACGGCGCTCGGCCGAGCAGTGGTCACGGGACGCAACGGCCGGCAGGCGCTGGCAGCATTATATGAAATCGCCTGGGAGCTCGATCGACGCGCGGCCCTCGATCATCTCGATTACGCGCAGGCCACCGAGTTGGTGCGAGCGTGGGCCGATGCTCCGGTGTTTCTCGATGCACCAGAGCCGCTTGGCGAGAGCGCGGTGCGCGTGATGTCGATCCATCAAGCCAAGGGTCTCGAGTTCCCAGTGGTCATTCTGTGGGACGGCTTCCAAACGTTGAGCGACCGCGGTGGCGGTCTGTGGCGCGTCGAGCGCGACGGCGCGGCCTGGGCGCTGAGCCTCGGACCGATCGCGATCGAGCAGCCGCCGGGCAGCGGACTGATCGAACGCGAGAAAGTGTTCGGCGAATCCGAGCGGCGGCGGATGTACTACGTCGCCGCCACCCGCGCCCGCGATCTGCTCGTGTTGCCGCTCCCCCTCACCAAGAGCGACCGCTTGCCGTATGCCACCAAAGCCCTCGCCGAGGGCGCCGATCCGGAACAGGTCGAACGGTTCGATCTGTTTCGGCCCGACGCGCTTCCCATTTGGGCGCAAGGTCGCGACGAGTCCGCGCGCAGCGAAGTGATCGCGGACGCGGCACTCCAAACCGAGCTTGATGAGCGCGGGCGCGAGTTCGCTCTCCAACTTGAAGCAGCGAGCGAGCCGATCGCTGTACCGATTGCCATCACGGCCGCGGCCAAACGCAGCGAGAGCGTCGAGGACGACTCCGCGGACTCGGAGCGCGCCCGCAAAGCCGCGGGCGCACGTTTTGGCAACCAGTTCGGCATCGTCGTTCATCGCGCGCTCGAGTTGTTACTGAGCGGCGCGCAACCATCGCCGCATGAGGCGGTTTCACTGGCGGCGCGTGAGAACAACTTCGACGAACACGCCGCCGAGGCGCTCGCGGATGTTGAGCGCGCGCTCGCCGCCCTGGATAGCGCCGATGTCACCGCCGACAACGGCTGGCAGCTCTGCTGCGAGTATCCGGTCTACGATGTGCAACCGGGGACACTGCTCAGCGGGTTCATCGATCTGCTCGCCGTGTCTGCTAACGAGGTGCTGGTGATCGACTTCAAATCCGACCAGCCACGCGACGGCGACGTCGCCAGTGCGTATCCCGCCTACGCCGCGCAACTGCGATTGTACGGCGAGGCGCTGGAGCACAGCGGGCGTATCGGCAAGCGGAAGGTTCGCCTCGCCCTGCTGCTGACGGCAACCGGCGAGTTGCGCTGGCTCGATTGA
- the leuC gene encoding 3-isopropylmalate dehydratase large subunit, whose translation MGQSLLDKVWEAHTVRELPTGQTQLFIGLHLIHEVTSPQAFQMMREQGLKMPFPNRTIATVDHIVPTDTAVRPFADSQAEGMMSAIERNCREFGIRFLDRASGQQGIVHVIGPELGLTQPGITIACGDSHTSTHGAFGAVAFGIGTSQVRDVLATQCLAIQRPKVRRISVDGSLAAGVYAKDVTLHIIRTLGVKGGVGLAYEYGGAVLDRMTMEERMTVCNMSIEGGARCGYVNPDETTIAYLCGRDFVAKDAAFDRAVAWWKSMASDRDAAYHEVVHIDAAAIAPTVTWGINPGQALGVDEKIPAPESFSADDREVAEDAYGYMDFKPGTAIKGTRIDVAFIGSCTNGRLSDLREAAKVAKLGKVKPHVKALVVPGSQAVAKAAEAEGLHEIFTAAGFEWRLPGCSMCLAMNPDKLVGRQVCASSSNRNFKGRQGSPSGRTLLMSPAMVAAAAIEGAVADVRELLK comes from the coding sequence ATGGGACAGAGTTTGCTCGACAAGGTGTGGGAGGCCCACACGGTGCGTGAGTTGCCGACCGGGCAGACGCAGTTGTTCATTGGGCTCCACCTGATTCACGAAGTCACCAGCCCGCAGGCGTTTCAGATGATGCGCGAGCAGGGACTGAAAATGCCCTTCCCCAATCGCACCATCGCTACCGTCGATCACATCGTGCCGACTGATACCGCTGTGCGGCCGTTCGCCGACTCACAGGCGGAAGGCATGATGAGCGCCATCGAGCGCAACTGTCGCGAGTTTGGCATTCGCTTCCTCGATCGCGCCTCAGGACAGCAAGGCATCGTTCACGTCATCGGTCCGGAATTGGGACTCACGCAGCCGGGCATCACCATCGCCTGCGGCGACAGCCACACCAGCACGCATGGCGCGTTCGGCGCGGTCGCCTTCGGCATCGGCACCAGCCAAGTGCGCGACGTGCTCGCCACCCAATGTCTCGCGATCCAACGACCGAAGGTGCGCCGCATCAGCGTCGACGGGTCACTTGCCGCGGGCGTCTATGCGAAGGACGTGACGCTGCACATCATCCGCACGCTCGGCGTGAAGGGCGGCGTCGGGCTCGCTTACGAGTACGGCGGCGCGGTGCTCGATCGCATGACGATGGAAGAGCGGATGACCGTCTGCAACATGAGCATCGAAGGCGGCGCGCGCTGCGGTTACGTCAATCCGGACGAGACGACGATCGCCTATCTTTGCGGCCGCGACTTCGTCGCGAAGGACGCGGCATTTGATCGCGCCGTGGCGTGGTGGAAATCGATGGCTTCGGATCGCGACGCCGCCTACCACGAAGTCGTGCACATCGATGCCGCCGCTATCGCCCCGACGGTGACCTGGGGCATCAACCCCGGCCAAGCGCTCGGCGTCGACGAGAAAATCCCCGCGCCCGAGTCGTTCAGCGCCGACGACCGCGAAGTCGCGGAGGACGCGTACGGCTACATGGATTTCAAGCCAGGCACGGCAATCAAAGGCACGCGCATCGACGTCGCGTTCATCGGCTCATGCACCAATGGCCGGCTCTCCGACCTGCGCGAAGCCGCCAAGGTGGCGAAGCTCGGGAAAGTGAAGCCGCACGTCAAGGCGCTCGTCGTCCCCGGCTCGCAGGCGGTCGCCAAGGCGGCGGAGGCCGAAGGGCTGCACGAGATCTTCACGGCCGCCGGCTTCGAGTGGCGGTTGCCGGGCTGCTCGATGTGTCTGGCGATGAATCCCGACAAGCTCGTCGGCCGGCAAGTGTGCGCGTCGTCGAGCAACCGCAATTTCAAAGGCCGCCAAGGCAGCCCGTCGGGACGGACGTTGCTGATGAGCCCGGCGATGGTCGCCGCCGCCGCCATCGAAGGCGCCGTCGCCGATGTACGCGAGCTGCTGAAGTGA
- the leuD gene encoding 3-isopropylmalate dehydratase small subunit, translating to MSQLIPITKVAGRPIPLRGNDIDTDRIIPARYMKAITFDGMGQYAFHDARFDADGKSRGHVLDDPRFQAKGSRIAIVNKNFGCGSSREHAPQALLRWGIKAIVGESFADIFFGNCVALGMPCVTASAADIVALMAAVEADPARDLVIDVAAMTATYNGTTYKVSLPDGARRQLLEGTWDATRTLLDAAEQTRATAARLPYVGGFKS from the coding sequence ATGAGCCAACTGATTCCGATCACCAAAGTCGCCGGCCGACCGATTCCTCTGCGCGGCAACGACATCGACACCGACCGCATCATTCCGGCGCGCTACATGAAGGCCATCACCTTCGACGGTATGGGGCAGTACGCGTTCCACGACGCGCGATTCGATGCCGACGGCAAATCTCGTGGGCACGTGCTCGACGATCCGCGCTTTCAAGCGAAGGGGTCACGTATCGCCATCGTGAACAAAAACTTCGGCTGTGGATCGTCGCGCGAACATGCGCCGCAGGCGCTCTTGCGTTGGGGGATCAAGGCGATCGTCGGCGAGTCGTTCGCCGACATCTTCTTCGGCAACTGTGTCGCGCTCGGCATGCCGTGCGTGACCGCGAGTGCTGCGGACATCGTCGCGTTGATGGCCGCGGTCGAAGCCGATCCGGCACGCGACCTTGTCATCGATGTCGCCGCGATGACCGCGACCTACAACGGCACGACGTACAAGGTCAGCCTGCCCGACGGCGCGCGCCGGCAGTTGCTCGAAGGCACCTGGGACGCGACCCGCACGTTACTCGACGCGGCCGAGCAGACGCGCGCGACGGCAGCGCGGCTACCGTACGTCGGCGGATTCAAATCGTAG
- a CDS encoding HAMP domain-containing histidine kinase produces the protein MSILAVFWITKLFIYPGLPAEQDLVVVLLVLLPTFAVMVWRGEEPVALLALSIGAEIVAVTAGIYFGGGVDNTSGPLLYALVIVLAGLVLSEPANYLAAAGSSLAYGAMVWVERAGLLPHLLPYAKPLDDAVATVVIVDAYLFLVAWVASYAVRQMRAVYVRAEEMRGEAVSALSHDLKNPLTIIQGYAEIAEDAPAGEQAHYLQRIRHAAQRALDLVHNVLDAAAIEGRPLEPTYEPIRVSEVVQQVIDFHQLVAEGKGLQLVSELTDVGAIIHADRQLFSRAIGNLLSNAIKFTGRNGTVRVTSAVRDGNLAVAVADTGPGISAADQAGLFQKYSRTAAAHRTEGTGLGLYIVRRIAEAHGGRVAVSSEIGRGSTFTLELPIEPRN, from the coding sequence GTGTCTATTCTCGCGGTCTTCTGGATCACCAAACTCTTCATTTATCCCGGGCTTCCCGCGGAGCAGGACCTCGTTGTCGTTCTGCTCGTCCTCCTACCCACGTTCGCGGTGATGGTGTGGCGCGGCGAGGAGCCGGTGGCGCTGTTGGCGCTCAGCATCGGCGCCGAAATCGTCGCGGTGACCGCGGGGATCTATTTCGGTGGCGGAGTCGACAACACCAGCGGGCCGTTGCTCTATGCGCTGGTGATCGTGTTGGCCGGACTGGTCTTGTCAGAGCCCGCAAACTACCTCGCCGCCGCGGGCAGTTCCCTGGCGTACGGCGCGATGGTGTGGGTCGAGCGCGCGGGGCTGTTGCCCCATTTGCTGCCGTACGCCAAACCTCTCGACGATGCCGTGGCGACCGTGGTCATTGTCGATGCGTACCTGTTTCTTGTGGCCTGGGTTGCGTCCTACGCGGTGCGACAGATGCGGGCGGTCTACGTGCGCGCCGAGGAGATGCGCGGGGAGGCGGTGAGCGCGCTCTCGCACGACCTCAAAAACCCGCTGACGATCATTCAAGGCTACGCCGAGATCGCCGAAGACGCTCCGGCTGGCGAGCAAGCCCACTATCTCCAACGCATTCGCCACGCCGCGCAGCGTGCGCTCGATTTGGTGCACAACGTCCTTGACGCCGCCGCCATCGAAGGCCGGCCGCTCGAGCCGACGTACGAACCGATCCGGGTCAGCGAGGTCGTGCAGCAAGTGATCGATTTCCATCAGCTGGTGGCCGAAGGCAAAGGGCTTCAATTGGTCAGCGAACTGACCGATGTTGGAGCGATCATTCACGCCGATCGCCAACTGTTCAGCCGCGCCATCGGCAACCTCCTGTCCAACGCGATCAAGTTTACCGGACGCAACGGCACCGTTCGCGTCACCTCAGCCGTGAGGGATGGCAACCTAGCGGTGGCGGTCGCCGATACCGGCCCGGGAATCTCCGCAGCCGATCAGGCCGGCTTGTTCCAAAAATACAGTCGCACCGCCGCGGCACACCGCACCGAAGGTACGGGGCTGGGTCTCTACATCGTCCGTCGCATCGCCGAGGCGCACGGCGGCAGAGTTGCCGTCAGCAGCGAGATCGGTCGCGGTAGCACGTTCACCCTCGAATTGCCGATCGAACCGCGCAACTGA